In the genome of Pelodiscus sinensis isolate JC-2024 chromosome 15, ASM4963464v1, whole genome shotgun sequence, one region contains:
- the LOC102446161 gene encoding derlin-3, which produces MAYQGLAHEFLGVPAVTRAYTSACVITTAAVQLEFITPFQLYFNPDLIFRKFQIWRLITNFLFFGPLGFSFFFNMIFLYRYCRMLEEGSFRGRTADFVFMFLFGGFLMTLFGLFASLFFLGQAFTIMLVYVWSRRNPYIRMNFFGLLNFQAPFLPWVLMGFSLLLGNSIIIDLLGIAVGHIYYFLEDVFPSQPGGKKLLLTPGFLKLVFDTPEEDPNYNPLPEDQPENWPADQPGQNQQQPPPQ; this is translated from the exons ATGGCCTACCAGGGCCTGGCGCACGAGTTCCTGGGCGTGCCGGCCGTCACGCGCGCCTACACCTCGGCCTGCGTCATCACCACCGCCGCCGTG CAGCTGGAATTCATCACCCCCTTCCAGCTGTACTTCAACCCCGACCTGATCTTCAGGAAGTTCCAG ATTTGGAGGCTCATCACCAACTTCCTCTTTTTTGGGCCCTTGGGATTCAGTTTCTTTTTCAACATGATATTTTT GTACAGATATTGCCGAATGCTTGAGGAAGGCTCCTTTCGGGGAAGGACGGCCGACTTTGTCTTCATGTTTCTCTTCGGGGGATTTCTCATGACA CTCTTCGGCCTCTTCGCCAGCCTCTTTTTCCTGGGCCAGGCTTTCACCATCATGCTGGTGTATGTGTGGAGCCGCCGGAACCCGTACATCCGCATGAACTTCTTCGGGCTCCTGAACTTCCAGGCCCCCTTCTTGCCCTGGGTCCTGATGGGCTTCTCCCTACTGCTGGGCAATTCCATAATCATTGATTTGTTGG GAATTGCAGTGGGTCACATCTATTACTTCCTTGAAGATgtttttcccagccagcctggagGGAAGAAGTTGCTACTCACTCCAGGCTTCCT GAAGCTGGTGTTTGACACTCCGGAAGAGGATCCCAACTACAACCCCCTTCCTGAGGATCAGCCGGAGAATTGGCCAGCTGACCAGCCAGGACAGAATCAGCAACAGCCACCGCCTCAGTAG